A single window of Plutella xylostella chromosome 25, ilPluXylo3.1, whole genome shotgun sequence DNA harbors:
- the LOC119691058 gene encoding dynein regulatory complex protein 11: protein MSNKTYTDLLCETSELIGEATQADEAVFESGVVEKAALQPLLCELRVRYTVLLGRLDEVYDQLLQPQKRLIVKRLLEACLGRLLEIKQDLVEIQLSDFTFDSNEVLEKLQVTPYEAEPRVPQYFIREREDEILNNRQFVDYTLRRLGHEPAKPRALVLTEQQAVLVIQSHERARQGRLRGQFMKEIRLLKEKGRDQKGEMTPSAATSIQRVWRGFIARRETKKRKQQEMLLIGMEMPVYKESEAIIKADEVKEYRRNLQAERKREFEEALSSIEKILKCQHDARINEQIGDELRRWIWEYYERTGKLPELPPEESGGSRAMFSRQGTRTGTESEISKSSPVSSKDSKKSKESKDKKSSKNEDNKGKDETEDLQAYKCSSSAFLQDVINANEEFEDIWKHKEDCENHNERYYKDMIEREKMVKLETEVRNIVDELMRSELELLQGAFDRDRAHKGKKAKKPQKKVRRGGKKNKKKKEKDLTPDRTTESLFEELVANGIIRPYPIVKIDDYIGEKSFLGEEMKAEGRDPAPCLGDIRQLVKEYCILPLGSEHVKTHAPLIRSVLLSGPPGSGKKMLVHAICSEVGAVLFDLTPANIVGKYPGKTGLIMLIHLVTKVSRLLQPSVIWMDDAEKPFVKKIPKTDKTDPKRLKKDLIKIIKGICPEDRVLFIGTSRSPWDAEQKLLYQCYAKIIQIPRADYGSLSMMWMKRLHKAGALSPGLDVSCLARVSDSYTIGTLLEALAAVLTTKRSLQLRIRALTAQEIAVQLSSRDPIYAEQEAAVEAWWGKTPMERRRLRLLQRLEELQQENDEKQAAKN, encoded by the exons ATGTCCAACAAAACATATACGGATTTACTTTGCGAAACCTCTGAGCTTATAGGAGAAGCTACACAAGCTGATGAGGCAGTGTTTGAGTCTGGTGTGGTGGAAAAAGCAGCGTTGCAGCCGCTGCTTTGTGAGCTAAGAGTTCGGTATACGGTGTTGTTAGGTCGACTGGACGAGGTGTATGACCAGCTACTTCAGCCACAAAAGCGCTTGATCGTGAAGCGCTTATTGGAAGCCTGCCTCGGGAGACTGCTTGAGATCAAACAGGATTTGGTGGAGATTCAACTGTCGGATTTCACGTTTGATAGTAATGAG GTCCTAGAGAAACTCCAAGTGACGCCCTACGAGGCAGAACCTCGCGTGCCCCAATACTTCATCAGAGAGCGCGAGGACGAGATCCTGAACAACCGTCAGTTCGTAGACTACACGCTGCGGCGGCTGGGCCACGAGCCGGCCAAGCCGCGCGCGCTGGTGCTGACGGAGCAGCAGGCCGTGCTCGTCATACAGAGCCACGAGCGCGCCAGGCAGGGACGACTCAG AGGTCAGTTCATGAAAGAAATAAGACTCCTCAAGGAAAAAGGAAGGGATCAAAAGGGTGAAATGACGCCATCGGCCGCTACTTCTATACAAAGAGTCTGGAGAGGTTTCATAGCGAGGAGAGAGACTAAGAAGAGAAAACAACAAGAAATGTTGCTTATTGGTATGGAAATGCCTGTATATAAGGAGTCCGAAGCTATTATCAAGGCAGACGAG GTAAAAGAATACCGACGAAATCTCCAAGCGGAACGGAAAAGAGAATTTGAGGAAGCTCTATCGTCCATTGAAAAGATATTAAAGTGTCAGCACGACGCTCGCATCAACGAGCAGATTGGTGATGAGCTCAGGAGGTGGATTTGGGAGTATTATGAGAGAACTGGAAAACTCCCTGAGCTGCCACCTGAAGAGAGTGGAGGCAGTAGAGCAATGTTTAGCAGACAGGGTACTC gtactggCACAGAAAGCGAAATTAGTAAATCATCACCGGTATCATCTAAAGATTCTAAGAAGAGCAAAGAGAGTAAGGACAAGAAAAGTAGTAAAAACGAAGATAATAAAGGAAAAGATGAAACAGAAGATCTTCAAGCCTACAAATGTAGTTCTTCTGCATTCTTACAAGATGTCATCAATGCTAATGAAGA attcGAAGATATATGGAAACATAAAGAGGATTGCGAAAATCATAACGAACGTTACTACAAGGATATGATAGAAAGAGAAAAGATGGTCAAATTGGAAACAGAAGTACGAAACATCGTTGATGAATTAATGCGAAGTGAATTGGAACTTCTGCAAGGAGCGTTTGACAGGGATCGAGCACATAAAGGAAAAAAAGCTAAGAAACCCCAAAAAAAG GTTCGTCGCGGAgggaagaaaaacaaaaagaagAAAGAGAAAGATTTAACACCCGATAGAACCACAGAATCATTATTTGAAGAGCTTGTGGCTAATGGCATAATACGGCCGTACCCCATTGTAAAAATAGACGACTATATTGGAGAAAAAAGCTTTTTGGGTGAAGAAATGAAAGCAGAGGGTAGGGATCCTGCACCTTGTTTAGGGGATATTAGACAACTGGttaaagagtattgtattcTTCCCCTTGGATCTGAACACGTCAAGACCCATGCGCCGCTAATAAGATCTGTCTTATTATcag GACCTCCAGGAAGTGGGAAGAAAATGCTAGTGCATGCAATATGCAGTGAAGTGGGAGCGGTTCTGTTTGACCTTACTCCAGCAAATATAGTCGGCAAGTATCCGGGCAAGACTGGTCTCATAATGCTCATACATCTAGTGACTAAAGTGTCTAGACTACTGCAGCCTTCGGTAATATGGATGGACGATGCGGAAAAACCATTTGTGAAAAAGATACCTAAAACTGACAAGACTGACCCGAAAAGACTGAAGAAAGATTTGATCAAGATTATTAAAG GAATATGCCCGGAGGACCGAGTACTATTCATTGGAACGTCTCGAAGCCCATGGGACGCTGAACAGAAACTCTTATACCAGTGTTACGCAAAGATCATCCAAATACCCAGAGCTGACTACGGCAGTTTGAGCATGATGTGGATGAAGAGGCTACACAAGGCTGGCGCCTTATCACCTGGCCTTGATGTCTCCTGCCTGGCGAGAGTCTCCGATTCTTACACTATTG GTACATTACTAGAGGCTCTGGCAGCAGTCCTGACGACGAAGCGGAGTCTCCAGCTGCGCATCCGAGCGCTGACTGCGCAGGAGATAGCCGTGCAACTCAGCTCCAGGGATCCAATTTATGCTGAGCAG GAGGCGGCGGTGGAGGCGTGGTGGGGCAAGACGCCGATGGAGCGGCGCCGGCTGCGGCTGCTGCAGCGCCTCGAGGAGCTGCAGCAGGAGAACGACGAGAAGCAAGCCGCCAAGAACTAG